CAGCCGTCGCATTTCGCGTGCCTACACAGCTGTGGCAACGCTTCGGCTTTCTGCTGGCGCTGGCGGCGCTCGGTTTACTCGTGGCGGTGTTGCTCGAAGGCGTCGGCACATCGGTAAACGGCAGCTCACGCTGGATCGACTTTGGGCCCGCACGCATGCAAGTGTCCGAGCCTGCCCGGCTGGCTTTGTTGATGTATCTCGCCGGCTATGCGGTGCGCCATCGAGACGCGCTAGAGGCCAACATGGCGGCCTTCATTCGACCTCTGCTCGTCGTGTGTCTGGCCTGCGCGTTGCTCTTGATGGAGCCAGACTTCGGGGCGGCCAGCGTGCTGTTGGCGAGCAGCCTCGGGCTGCTGTTCGTGAGCGGCGTCTGCCTGCGCAACTTCTCCGTGGTGGCCGTGGTGGCCACCGGCGTGCTGGCTGCGCTCGCTGTCTCCTCGCCCTATCGTCTGCGCCGCATCATCTCTTACCTCAATCCATGGGATGATCCCTACGACTCCGACTTTCAGCTAATACAATCGCTGATCGCCGTGGGTCGCGGGGAGTGGTTCGGCGTGGGCCTTGGTAACGGCGTGCAGAAGCTGTTCTACCTGCCCGAGGCCCACACGGACTTCGTCTTCGCCGTACTTGCCGAGGAGTTAGGTTTGGCGGGGGTGGCAGTCACCTTGACCCTGTACGGCGCACTGATCGTTCGAGGGTTGGAAATCGGACGCCGCGCTGCGCAGAAGAACCTCGACTACCAGGCCATGTTGGCGAGCGGGATCACCATCTGGCTTGGGCTGCAGTGCGTGATCAACGTGGGCGTAACCCTCGGCGTCTTGCCGACTAAGGGGCTGACCTTGCCGCTGCTCAGCTACGGCGGCAGTAGCTTGCTCATGACGATGATTGCTCTGGGCATCCTGCAGCGCGTGCACCACGAGACTAGCCTTACCAAGGTGTCGTCGAAGAAGGGCGGTGGCCGCTCATGACCGACCTCACCCACCGTGATGGCGGCAGCACGAGCGGACGTCGCGTGATGATCATGGCCGGCGGCACGGGTGGACACGTCTACCCGGCCCTCGCTGTCGCCAAGTGGTTGCGCGAGCGCCGCCACGAGGTGGTGTGGTTGGGGACGCGGGCGGGGATCGAGGCTCGCGTGGTGCCCGCTGCCGGGTTCCCTGTGGAGTGGGTCAACGTCAGCGGACTGCGCGGCAAGTCACTGACCACCTGGCTAACCGCCCCCGTGCGATTGGTGCGCGCCTTGATAGAGGCGTGGTCCGCCGTTCGCCGACAGCGTCCGCACGTGATGCTCGGCATGGGAGGGTTCGTGACCGGGCCCGGGGGCATGGCAGCGTGGCTATCCCGCGTGCCCCTGCTGGTGCACGAGCAGAACGCCATCGCCGGCTTGAGCAATCGCCTGCTGGCCCATTTGGCATCGAAGGCCTTCGAGGCCTTCCCGGGGAGCTTTAAACCCGCCCACGCCGCGCAACTTCTGGGCAATCCGGTGCGAGAGGATATCGAAGCGCTAGCGCCACCCGCAGCGCGTTTCGCCGGGCGCACCTTGCCGCGGCGCCTGCTTGTGCTCGGCGGCAGCCTGGGCGCTCGCACGCTCAATCTGATGGTTCCGGCTGCGCTCGGCCTGCTGGCGCCGGAGCAACGCCCCGATGTGCGCCATCAGAGCGGGCCGCGCGGTCTGGAGCAAACGCAAGCGGCTTATGCGGCGCACGGCGTCGAAGGCGAAGTGACACCCTTCATCGAAGACATGGCGCAGGCTTACGCCTGGGCAGATCTGGTCCTGTGCCGCGCCGGCGCCCTGACTATCGCTGAGGTCACGGCAACTGGCCTTGCCGCGATCCTAGTGCCGTACCCCTTCGCCGTCGACGATCACCAGGCGCACAATGGGCGCGCCATGGTCGATGCGGGCGCTGCCCTCATGGTGCGCGACGATGCGGTTGATGGGCCTTCTCTGGCCCAGCTCCTAGGGGAGTTGTTGGCAGACTCCTCGCGCTTGGAGCAGATGGCTGAACGCTCACGCGCGCTGGCTTACCGCGGCGCGACGCGGGCGCTGGCGATGGCTTGCCTCGATGCCGCCGAGTCGGGCGGGGTGGCCGCATGAACGCTGATCGCATGCGCCGCATCGAGCGCATTCACTTTGTGGGCCTCGGCGGTGCCGGTATGAGTGGGATTGCCGAAGTGCTGCTCAACCTCGGGTATCAGGTGCAGGGCAGCGACCTGCGCGAGAGTGCCAATACGCAGCGCTTGCGCGCCTTGGGGGCTACCGTACAGATCGGTGAGCACCAGGCCCAGCACGTGCGTGATGCGGACGTGGTAGTGGTGTCGAGCGCCGTGAGCACCGAGAACGTTGAGGTGATGGCGGCGCAGGCGGCGCGTGTGCCCGTGGTGCCGCGGGCCGAGATGCTCGCCGAGCTCATGCGTTTCCGTCACGGCATCGCCGTCGCGGGTACTCACGGCAAGACCACGACCACGAGCTTGATCGCCAGCGTGCTCGCCGAGGGAGAGCTCGACCCCACCTTTGTCATCGGTGGTCGTCTGAACAGCTCCGGGACCCACGCGCGCCTCGGCGGCGGTCGCTATCTGGTGGCGGAAGCGGACGAGAGCGACGGGTCGTTCCTCATGTTGCAGCCGATGGTCAGCGTCATTACCAACATCGATAATGACCACCTCGATACCTACGGTGGCGACATGTCGCGCGTACACCGCGCCTTTCGCGACTTCGCTCACAACTTACCCTTCTACGGCCTCGTAGTGGCTTGCGCCGATGACCCCGGTGTGCGCGCGTTGCTTGGCGATCTAAATCGACCCATGCTCACCTATGGGATCCATAAGGAAGCTGATCTGCGCGCCAGCGACGTACAGGCCGACGGCATGATGAGCCGCTTTCGAGCGCACAGCGGCGCAGGCGATGCGTCCTTCGAAGTCGCCCTCCCGGGACTGCACAACGTGCGCAACGCCCTGGCAGCAATCGCCGTGGGACGCGAGTTGGGTTGTAACGACGAGGCGATTCGCCGTGCCCTAGGCAGCTTCGCGGGCATCGGTCGGCGTTTCCAGCGGCGCGGCGAGGTGCGCACGCAGGCTGGGCGGGTGGAATTGGTCGACGACTATGGACATCACCCCACGGAGGTGGAGGCGACCCTGCAGGCGGCGCGCTCGGTATTCCCTGGACGCCGCCTCGTGGCTTGTTTCCAGCCCCATCGCTACACGCGCACGCGCGATCTAATGGATGACTTTGCGCGAGTACTGTCATCCACCGACGTGCTGCTGGTTCTTGAGGTCTACGCCGCAGGCGAGACACCGATCGCCGGCGCCGACGGTCGTGCCATCGCGCGTGCCGTGCGTCAGCGCGGTCGCGTGGAGCCGGTGTTCGTCGAAC
The DNA window shown above is from Pseudomonadota bacterium and carries:
- the ftsW gene encoding putative lipid II flippase FtsW; the protein is MSRVITQQHHQSQLMVLDPTLLAATAALLLIGLTIVASASVALSEEQRGWPAYFLMRQSAYVVMGLALAAVAFRVPTQLWQRFGFLLALAALGLLVAVLLEGVGTSVNGSSRWIDFGPARMQVSEPARLALLMYLAGYAVRHRDALEANMAAFIRPLLVVCLACALLLMEPDFGAASVLLASSLGLLFVSGVCLRNFSVVAVVATGVLAALAVSSPYRLRRIISYLNPWDDPYDSDFQLIQSLIAVGRGEWFGVGLGNGVQKLFYLPEAHTDFVFAVLAEELGLAGVAVTLTLYGALIVRGLEIGRRAAQKNLDYQAMLASGITIWLGLQCVINVGVTLGVLPTKGLTLPLLSYGGSSLLMTMIALGILQRVHHETSLTKVSSKKGGGRS
- the murG gene encoding undecaprenyldiphospho-muramoylpentapeptide beta-N-acetylglucosaminyltransferase codes for the protein MTDLTHRDGGSTSGRRVMIMAGGTGGHVYPALAVAKWLRERRHEVVWLGTRAGIEARVVPAAGFPVEWVNVSGLRGKSLTTWLTAPVRLVRALIEAWSAVRRQRPHVMLGMGGFVTGPGGMAAWLSRVPLLVHEQNAIAGLSNRLLAHLASKAFEAFPGSFKPAHAAQLLGNPVREDIEALAPPAARFAGRTLPRRLLVLGGSLGARTLNLMVPAALGLLAPEQRPDVRHQSGPRGLEQTQAAYAAHGVEGEVTPFIEDMAQAYAWADLVLCRAGALTIAEVTATGLAAILVPYPFAVDDHQAHNGRAMVDAGAALMVRDDAVDGPSLAQLLGELLADSSRLEQMAERSRALAYRGATRALAMACLDAAESGGVAA
- the murC gene encoding UDP-N-acetylmuramate--L-alanine ligase, coding for MNADRMRRIERIHFVGLGGAGMSGIAEVLLNLGYQVQGSDLRESANTQRLRALGATVQIGEHQAQHVRDADVVVVSSAVSTENVEVMAAQAARVPVVPRAEMLAELMRFRHGIAVAGTHGKTTTTSLIASVLAEGELDPTFVIGGRLNSSGTHARLGGGRYLVAEADESDGSFLMLQPMVSVITNIDNDHLDTYGGDMSRVHRAFRDFAHNLPFYGLVVACADDPGVRALLGDLNRPMLTYGIHKEADLRASDVQADGMMSRFRAHSGAGDASFEVALPGLHNVRNALAAIAVGRELGCNDEAIRRALGSFAGIGRRFQRRGEVRTQAGRVELVDDYGHHPTEVEATLQAARSVFPGRRLVACFQPHRYTRTRDLMDDFARVLSSTDVLLVLEVYAAGETPIAGADGRAIARAVRQRGRVEPVFVERVKDLATTLLGVVKDGDVVMTLGAGTVGAVAEDLAQRLASGEDA